The Pseudanabaena sp. PCC 6802 genomic interval ACGCCTGCCCGTAGTAGTAAGAAGGAAATCAAGCTACTTGTAGTAGTCTTGCCGTGAGTACCTGATACTGCAATGCTTTTAAACTGGTCGATCAGCGCCGCCAATACGTCAGAGCGGTGCAGAATTGGTAACCCCAATGCTTTAGCTGCCTGAAATTCGGGATTCTGCTGGCTAATCGCGGTCGAGCAAATAATCTGGGGGCGACTAATTGCATTGATATTGTCAGCGCAGTGTCCGCGATATACCTCCACGCCCATCTGCTTAAGTCGATCGGTAATCCGATTTTCGCTGAGATCCGATCCTGAAACCTGGTGCCCCTGTCTAACCAAAATATGGGCTAGGGCAGACATACCAATACCACCAATACCGATAAAGTGAAATGGCTTTCCGCTGAAGTTAACCAGATTCACAATTTTTCTCCTTGCTCACCACACCTATTCAATGTGCGACATCATACCAAATAATTCTGAAATAGAGCCACCAATCGCAGACATAAAGCTAAAATTTGCTGACTTTATATAGAGCTATAACCAATAGGCTATAGGACGGGGTGCAGGGGTTCCACCCCTGCGTGGGGGCACAGCCCTCACACCCCCTGCAATTACTAATCTGTCTGCGGCTATAGTTTCAACATTTTCGGTACGAGGCGCGATCGCTCCAACCATGACGGCTTCTAGCCCTTTCATGTCCAGAATGTAAAGTATGGTCTTTTTGCGATCGTGGCAAGCAAATTTCTCTTCTCCAGCTTGCGTATCGAAACTGTCAACAGTTTCGCGTGCCAATCCGCCCGTGCTACTTAATTCTCGATGGGGCAGATTGGGGATATCAAGGCGAAATTAAGTTGCTGGCGTGCTAAACCATAATGGTTTCCAGGCTCTTGAGGTTAGGAATGCAAAGGACATCTCTTTCCGGATCTCTTTTAATCAGATTTTTCTTCTCTAATTTGCCCAATACCCTGGTCACGGTTTCTCTGGCTAGACCGCTCAAGCTACTCAGCTCGCGATGCGGCAAGTTGGGGATTTCAATCCCTCCGCTAGCCCCTTTTGTACCTTGCCCCTCAGCCAGAAATATTAAAACATCGGCTACGCGAGACGTGCTGTCAGACTCGCGCAAGCGCAGGCGACGGTTGACCTGACGCAAGCGCTTTGCCATCAGGCGAGCTAAGTGAATGCCTGCTTTTGGCTCAGTTTCAACCAGGTGGACAAAATCTGCGGCAGGCAAACTGGCAATAGTAGTGGGTGTCAGCGTAATTACATCGGTCGATCGCGGCACCTGATCGAGGGGAGCCATCTCTCCAAACATTTCCCCTTGGCCGAGGATATTGAGCGTTACTTCCCTGCCGTCAAGGTTATAGGTGCGAATTTTCACCCAACCCTTCAGCACGAAGTAGACCGAACTACCCCAATCGTTTTCCAGCAAGATCACCTGGTGTACGGGATGTTCTCTGGTCACTACCTTAGCGATCGCTTGTTCGATCGCCTCTTTTGGTAAGCCAGCAAAAAATGGAGATGCTGAGATTATTTGCCGATAGTCAGATCGATCTTGCATGTTAGCCCTTAATAAGTTTATGAAGACTGGCAGCTATACTTTGAATGACTCCACCATGTCGATCGTCGTATGGTATAACCTCTGCTTCAATATCCATTACGTCATCTTCGGGTAAGTCCAGTAACCGCAATAGGCGCTGATAGGCCGCTGCTTCATCGAGATTGACTTTAGGCTCGCCCGGTTTGCGCCGACTGACTGTAATTACTTGAAATGCTAGCTTGAGCACCATCTTGCGATCTTCGTAGGTTTTAAAATTAGGAACTATTTCTTCGAGAGGAAGGTTTTGGCCTAGATATTCGCGCAAACTCTGCTTGAGCGAACGTTGCTCTGCCTCCGTTTTAGCAAACATGGTGGCAAATTTGTCCAAAATCAGGCGAACTTCATCTGGTTCTAACTGACCGTCAGACCATGCCATCGCAGTGGCGACACGCAATATATCCATCTGACGCGGATTGATCGGAGGTGGTACTTGTTGTGCTGGCATAACTGCGATCGTCTCCATAAAACTAGCCAATTATGAACAAATGATACGCCAACCACAGGGCGATCGTTTAGGAAAAGACAATTAGCTTAACTTTTTCGTCATAATCTCTGTCGATGGCAGTGCTACATTTTATGCAGTGCTACATTTTATAGCTATAGCCAATAAATTAGGCTTAGGACGGGGTGCAGGGGTGGAACCCCGGCGTGGGGCGCAGCCCCCACACTCCCTGTAATAACCTATCTGTCTATGGCTATAGGTAATTGGAGCGCTAAAGTTTAAACGCGGATTAGGAATTAAGTTTATGTTTGGTCTTGGATTACCCGAGGTAGTAGTAATCTCAGTTGTAGTAGTTGCACTGTTCGGGGCGAAAAAAATCCCGGAGCTAGGCAGCAGTCTCGGCAAAACCATTAAGGGATTTCGCGAAGAAATGAAGTCTGCCCCTGACAAGCCCGATTCCACTGACACGCCAAAACCAGGAGAATAACAACCGAATCTAAAGCCAAGAGCTAAAAGCTAATTGCCACACAACCAGATACAAAAATAGGGAACAACTCCTCTAGCTGCTCCCTAGTAACCCAATAAATTACAGATCCTTTAAAGTGTCTTAAACATGAGTACCCGTATATTAGCTCTACAGGACTGGCGCGCACAGTGTGAAAAAGTGTGAAAAAGTGAGGAGTTTATTCAGGTATTTTGGGGCAAGGCTGGTAATAACCTCGAAGTTCCTTTGCCGAGCCGCCCCGCGCAATTGGCACTACCCAAGTAATGCTTTCATTTCCCTGACGGCGCGATCGAGCCCCACGAGTGCCGCACGACTAATGATGCTGTGCCCGATGTTTAGTTCTTCCATGCCTGGGATTTGCGCTACAGCGCTAGTGTTCCAGTAGGTTAAACCGTGCCCCGCATTTAGGCGCAATCCAAGTGCGATCGCGACTTTACCCCCCTTAGTCAGAATTTCCAGTTCTTGATGCTGTTGCGCTTCATCGATCGCGTTGGCATAGTTACCCGTGTGCAACTCCACAAACTTAGCGCCAGATTTAGCCGATGCTTTTAGTTGATTGGCATCGGCATCAATAAATAGACTGACGGGAATGGCAGCACTTTGGAGCTGATGCACGATCTCTACAAGGCGATCGCCCATGCCAACTACATCCAGGCCACCCTCAGTGGTAATTTCCTCGCGTTTTTCGGGTACGAGCGTAACGTAGTCGGGCTTAATATCCAGAGCAATTTTTACCATATCAGGCGTGGCAGCCATCTCTAGATTCAGGTGCGTGCGCACCGTTTGACGCAGGATGCGGACATCGCGTTCTTGAATATGCCGCCGATCTTCGCGCAGGTGTACGGTAATGCCATCCGCCCCCGCTAGCTCGGCGATCGCCGCCGCCGCGACGGGATCTGGCTCCACACCGCGTCGAGCCTGGCGAATGGTGGCAATGTGGTCTATGTTTACACCAAGAGTAGGCAAGGTAACATCTATATACTCTACAAGCGCACCCACTATATCACAAACTCTGTCCGCGATTAGGGATACGCTTGCATCAGAATTTGACGGCTAATGTCTCAAATCCCTTAAATACCAGGCTTGTATGTTTTATTACTGCAGAAAGATCGCGATCGAAGTGGAGGTTGGGCATACGTCTGAACAGGGTAGAAAAACAAATCGATAGTTCCATACGAGCCAGGACTGCGCCCAAGCAGAAGTGAACCCCTTGACCAAAACCGATATGTTCGTTGGGCGATCGCGTAATATCAAAAATTTCGGGTGACTGGAATTTTGCGGGGTCGTGATTAGCCGCTCCCAGCCCAAGGGCTACGACGCTGCCAGCCGGAATTTTTTTCCCACCTACAGTCAGGGTTTCCTTGGCAATCCGAAATAAGAATGGCGCAGGCGTATCAAAGCGAATCATTTCTTCGATCGCAGAGTTAAGTAGTGCCGGATTGTCTTTCAGTTTTTGCAACTGTTCGGGATGGCTCAACAAGGCATTAACACCATTGGGAATCAGATCGGTGGTGGTTAAATGTCCGGCATTTAAAATCAAAATGCATAGAGAAGGGATTTGTTCGAGATTCATGCCATTTTCGGTATAGGCAGAAATCAGGAGACTGATCATATCGGTGCCGAGATTGTGCTGGCGTTCGGCAATAATCTCTTGCATCAATTCTGTAAATAAAACAGCGCTGCGATCTGCTTTGCGTGCCACTGCTCCAATATTGTCGGTGGCTGGCGCTCCCCAAAAAGTACCGATATCCACAGCCCATTCGATCAGATTCCCTCTATCTTTTTCCGGTACGCCAAAGATATCGGCAATAATCAAGGCTGGCAGAGGTACGGACAAGTCTGCTACGATATCCATTTGGTGTCGATCTTGAACTCGATCCAAAAGGCGATCGGTTGTATCCTGGATAATCGAACGCCAACTTTCTAAGGCGCGCGCCGTAAACCCCTGATTGGCAATTTTGCGCATCCGCGTATGTTCGGGTGGGTCTTTCTCGATCATGAAATTCCCAGTTAATTTCAGGAAATTCTGAATTATGCCCAGATCCAGCCCCCCCAACTGGCTGGCAAACAAAGAACTGCGATCGGCACTCAGGCGATCGTCCCGCAGCGCATCCTCAACATCACTGTACCGCGTCAGTACCCAGAAGCCATTAGCCTCGGAGTAATATACCGGATCGGTCTCGCGCATCTGCTTGTACAGGGGATAGGGATTTGCCAGGGATGCGGGAGCCAAAAGGTCGAAAGCAGTGGTTTGGTGTTCTGCCAACATAGTTGCGTTTCCTCGGTGTACTTTTACGTATTCACCCTATTTACGCCAACTAATTCAAATTGGATCTGCGATCGTCATTTAATTTAATCGGGACTGATGTCAAACGCCCTGAGATATGCTGCTTGCCATCAACCAGTCGGCAAAATAACTACAATCTCCTGGTTTCGATTCTTACGATAAATTCTAAAATCACTATCTAAAGTAAATAGATTGCTATTCGGATATAACTCTGTCATCCTTACCAAACAGGCATCAGCTAAAGCCATTGGTACAGAATGATATTGTTTCATTAGTTCCCTAACAGCTACAACCTCATCTTCCAGTCGAAAAGGAACTTGAATAATCCCATCACTAATCATAGAAGTAACTGTTTCCTGCCCAGCATAAGTATCTCTCAAAAGGAAACAAGTCTCTACAATCACCGCTTCACATGTTAACAATGGCAATTTCAGTTTTTTCCACTCTGCTACTGCCCAGTCATGAAAACTATCTTGTCGTTTCAGAAAAGCTACCAAAGGCCCCGTATCAATTAAAGTACATCGGCTCATTTCTTCCCTAGTTCTTCTAAGTATTTCTTGTTAGAAGAAAGATCGCTAGGACCACCATCTAAACACCCAGCATACTTTTCAATCAATGCTTGAGACATTGACAAGGAACTTTCCATTTGAGTAGTTACCTGAT includes:
- a CDS encoding Crp/Fnr family transcriptional regulator: MQDRSDYRQIISASPFFAGLPKEAIEQAIAKVVTREHPVHQVILLENDWGSSVYFVLKGWVKIRTYNLDGREVTLNILGQGEMFGEMAPLDQVPRSTDVITLTPTTIASLPAADFVHLVETEPKAGIHLARLMAKRLRQVNRRLRLRESDSTSRVADVLIFLAEGQGTKGASGGIEIPNLPHRELSSLSGLARETVTRVLGKLEKKNLIKRDPERDVLCIPNLKSLETIMV
- a CDS encoding TerB family tellurite resistance protein, producing MPAQQVPPPINPRQMDILRVATAMAWSDGQLEPDEVRLILDKFATMFAKTEAEQRSLKQSLREYLGQNLPLEEIVPNFKTYEDRKMVLKLAFQVITVSRRKPGEPKVNLDEAAAYQRLLRLLDLPEDDVMDIEAEVIPYDDRHGGVIQSIAASLHKLIKG
- the tatA gene encoding twin-arginine translocase TatA/TatE family subunit is translated as MFGLGLPEVVVISVVVVALFGAKKIPELGSSLGKTIKGFREEMKSAPDKPDSTDTPKPGE
- a CDS encoding pyridoxine 5'-phosphate synthase; protein product: MPTLGVNIDHIATIRQARRGVEPDPVAAAAIAELAGADGITVHLREDRRHIQERDVRILRQTVRTHLNLEMAATPDMVKIALDIKPDYVTLVPEKREEITTEGGLDVVGMGDRLVEIVHQLQSAAIPVSLFIDADANQLKASAKSGAKFVELHTGNYANAIDEAQQHQELEILTKGGKVAIALGLRLNAGHGLTYWNTSAVAQIPGMEELNIGHSIISRAALVGLDRAVREMKALLG
- a CDS encoding cytochrome P450, with product MLAEHQTTAFDLLAPASLANPYPLYKQMRETDPVYYSEANGFWVLTRYSDVEDALRDDRLSADRSSLFASQLGGLDLGIIQNFLKLTGNFMIEKDPPEHTRMRKIANQGFTARALESWRSIIQDTTDRLLDRVQDRHQMDIVADLSVPLPALIIADIFGVPEKDRGNLIEWAVDIGTFWGAPATDNIGAVARKADRSAVLFTELMQEIIAERQHNLGTDMISLLISAYTENGMNLEQIPSLCILILNAGHLTTTDLIPNGVNALLSHPEQLQKLKDNPALLNSAIEEMIRFDTPAPFLFRIAKETLTVGGKKIPAGSVVALGLGAANHDPAKFQSPEIFDITRSPNEHIGFGQGVHFCLGAVLARMELSICFSTLFRRMPNLHFDRDLSAVIKHTSLVFKGFETLAVKF
- a CDS encoding type II toxin-antitoxin system VapC family toxin — its product is MSRCTLIDTGPLVAFLKRQDSFHDWAVAEWKKLKLPLLTCEAVIVETCFLLRDTYAGQETVTSMISDGIIQVPFRLEDEVVAVRELMKQYHSVPMALADACLVRMTELYPNSNLFTLDSDFRIYRKNRNQEIVVILPTG
- a CDS encoding DUF2281 domain-containing protein; amino-acid sequence: MSNLPEAVNVEQLIMKQVRTLSVETQQEVLDFVEFLQAKRQQNQVTTQMESSLSMSQALIEKYAGCLDGGPSDLSSNKKYLEELGKK